In Actinoplanes sp. NBC_00393, a single genomic region encodes these proteins:
- a CDS encoding GNAT family N-acetyltransferase, with amino-acid sequence MQIRIATRADVPAILALLADDDITRDRAHRTEETAVYAAFEAIAADDRNELIVATDGDEVIGTCQLTFIPGLSRGGAERMLIEAVRVRSDQRGRGRGGELIRWAVERARERGCKIVQLTTDKRRTDAQRFYAALGFVASHEGMKLAL; translated from the coding sequence ATGCAGATCCGGATCGCCACCCGCGCCGACGTTCCCGCAATCCTCGCCCTGCTGGCCGATGACGACATCACCCGCGATCGCGCTCACCGAACCGAAGAGACCGCCGTGTACGCCGCCTTCGAGGCGATCGCCGCCGACGACCGCAACGAGCTGATCGTCGCGACCGACGGCGACGAGGTGATCGGCACCTGCCAGCTGACCTTCATCCCCGGGCTCAGCCGCGGCGGCGCGGAGCGGATGCTGATCGAGGCCGTCCGGGTCCGCTCCGACCAGCGCGGACGCGGGCGTGGCGGTGAGCTGATCCGGTGGGCCGTCGAGCGGGCCCGGGAGCGCGGTTGCAAGATCGTCCAGCTCACCACGGACAAGCGCCGCACCGACGCGCAGCGGTTTTACGCAGCGCTCGGCTTCGTCGCCTCGCACGAGGGCATGAAGCTAGCGCTGTGA
- the ligD gene encoding non-homologous end-joining DNA ligase gives MPKAAAEELEIAGHTVRLSSPDKIVFPGPGYTKRDVFEYYVAVGDGIMRALRDRPTTLQRFPDGIEGEAFFQKRIPTRGVPDWIKTAKIKFPSMRTADELCPADLAHVAWAAQMGTVVFHPWPVRGAAPDNPDELRIDLDPQPGLGFGDVTAAAAVVHEVLDELGWVGFPKTSGGRGVHVYIRIAPRWDFVQVRHAAIALARAVERRNPSAITTAWWKEERGDKVFIDFNQMARDRTIACAYSLRANARATVSTPVTWDELTRVEPDDFDLRTVPQRIASTGDAHAAIDEIEHDLTPLLEWYERDGLGDMPYPPDHPKMPGEPKRVQPSKDRDLKSQR, from the coding sequence ATGCCGAAAGCCGCCGCGGAAGAGCTCGAGATCGCCGGCCACACCGTGCGCCTGTCCAGCCCGGACAAGATCGTGTTCCCGGGGCCGGGCTACACGAAGCGTGACGTCTTCGAGTATTACGTGGCGGTCGGTGACGGCATCATGCGAGCACTGCGTGACCGTCCCACCACGCTGCAGCGCTTCCCGGACGGCATCGAGGGCGAGGCGTTCTTCCAGAAGCGCATCCCGACCCGCGGCGTGCCCGATTGGATCAAGACCGCGAAGATCAAATTCCCCAGCATGCGTACGGCGGACGAGCTCTGCCCCGCCGATCTGGCCCACGTCGCATGGGCGGCGCAGATGGGCACCGTGGTCTTCCACCCCTGGCCGGTGCGCGGCGCCGCGCCGGACAACCCGGACGAGTTGCGCATCGACCTGGACCCGCAACCCGGCCTCGGCTTCGGCGACGTGACAGCCGCGGCCGCGGTGGTGCACGAGGTGCTCGACGAGCTGGGCTGGGTCGGCTTCCCGAAGACCTCTGGCGGCCGCGGCGTGCACGTCTACATCCGGATCGCCCCGCGCTGGGATTTCGTGCAGGTCCGCCACGCCGCGATCGCGCTGGCCCGCGCGGTGGAGCGGCGCAACCCCTCGGCCATCACCACCGCGTGGTGGAAGGAGGAGCGGGGCGACAAGGTGTTCATCGACTTCAACCAGATGGCCCGGGACCGGACCATCGCGTGCGCCTACTCGCTGCGGGCCAACGCCCGGGCCACCGTCTCCACCCCGGTCACGTGGGACGAGCTCACCCGGGTCGAGCCGGACGACTTCGATTTGCGGACGGTGCCGCAGCGCATCGCGTCGACCGGGGACGCGCACGCCGCCATCGACGAGATCGAGCACGATCTGACCCCGCTGCTGGAGTGGTATGAGCGGGACGGTCTCGGCGACATGCCGTACCCGCCGGATCACCCCAAGATGCCCGGCGAGCCGAAACGGGTGCAGCCGTCGAAGGACCGTGACCTCAAGTCACAGCGCTAG
- the msrB gene encoding peptide-methionine (R)-S-oxide reductase MsrB, whose protein sequence is MATDETTLPTTEEEWRIRLSPAEFRVLREAGTEAPFSGEYVNTKTEGIYNCRACGAQLYPSDTKFDSHCGWPSFDDAIPGAVKEIEDRSLGMLRVEIRCARCDSHLGHVFRGEGFTAKNTRHCVNSLSIRLDPKQ, encoded by the coding sequence ATGGCAACCGATGAGACCACCCTGCCCACCACCGAGGAAGAGTGGCGGATCCGCCTCAGCCCGGCCGAGTTCCGGGTCCTGCGGGAGGCGGGCACGGAGGCGCCGTTCAGCGGCGAGTACGTGAACACCAAGACCGAAGGCATCTACAACTGCCGTGCCTGCGGCGCCCAGCTCTACCCGAGCGACACCAAGTTCGACTCGCACTGCGGGTGGCCGTCCTTCGACGACGCCATCCCGGGCGCGGTCAAGGAGATCGAGGACCGCAGCCTCGGGATGCTTCGCGTCGAGATCAGGTGCGCGCGCTGCGACTCGCACCTGGGCCACGTGTTCCGCGGCGAGGGCTTCACCGCGAAGAACACCCGGCACTGCGTGAACAGCCTGTCGATCAGGCTGGACCCGAAGCAGTGA
- a CDS encoding dihydrofolate reductase, translated as MTIHMIWAQARNGVIGADGSIPWRVPGEQKLFKERTMGATVVMGRATWDSLPLRPLPGRRNVVLTRDPDWKADGAIVAHSAEEVADDEFWVIGGAAVYQAFLPRATHLVRTIVDLEVAGDTYAPELGPEWTVSATSGWLTAPDGQRYLVEDLVTASGPA; from the coding sequence GTGACCATCCACATGATCTGGGCGCAGGCCCGCAACGGGGTGATCGGCGCGGACGGGTCGATCCCCTGGCGGGTCCCGGGCGAGCAGAAGCTGTTCAAGGAACGGACCATGGGCGCCACCGTCGTGATGGGGCGGGCCACCTGGGACTCGCTGCCGCTGCGCCCGCTCCCCGGCCGGCGCAACGTGGTTCTCACCCGCGATCCGGACTGGAAGGCCGACGGTGCGATCGTGGCGCACTCCGCCGAGGAGGTCGCCGACGACGAGTTCTGGGTGATCGGTGGGGCCGCGGTCTATCAGGCCTTCCTGCCGCGGGCCACGCACCTCGTCCGGACGATCGTGGACCTCGAGGTGGCGGGCGACACGTACGCCCCGGAGCTCGGCCCGGAGTGGACGGTCTCCGCCACCTCGGGCTGGCTGACCGCGCCGGACGGCCAGCGTTACCTGGTGGAGGACCTGGTCACTGCTTCGGGTCCAGCCTGA
- a CDS encoding thymidylate synthase, producing MPVDTQYEDLLRRVLHSGIEKSDRTGTGTRSLFGERLRYDLSQGFPLITTKRVHFKSIAVELLWFLRGETNVAWMRDQGVTIWDEWASPSGELGPVYGAQWRSWPTRDGGHVDQITELLDTLRRDPDSRRMIVSAWNVSDIPEMALAPCHALFQFYVADGKLSCQLYQRSADLFLGVPFNIASYALLTRMIAAQVGLAPGDFIWVGGDCHIYNNHVEQVTEQLTREPYPFPQLEIADRPSLFDYEYSDFTVVNYEHHPLLRAPVAV from the coding sequence ATGCCCGTCGACACCCAGTACGAAGACCTGCTCCGCAGAGTTCTGCACTCCGGCATCGAGAAGAGCGACCGCACCGGTACGGGTACGCGCAGCCTCTTCGGTGAGCGCCTGCGTTACGACCTGTCCCAGGGCTTCCCACTGATCACCACGAAGCGGGTGCACTTCAAGTCGATCGCCGTGGAGTTGCTCTGGTTCCTCCGCGGCGAGACGAACGTCGCCTGGATGCGCGACCAGGGCGTCACCATCTGGGACGAGTGGGCTTCCCCGTCGGGCGAGTTGGGGCCGGTCTACGGCGCGCAGTGGCGGTCCTGGCCGACTCGGGATGGCGGCCATGTGGATCAGATCACCGAGCTGCTCGACACGCTGCGCCGGGACCCCGACTCCCGCCGGATGATCGTCTCCGCTTGGAACGTATCTGACATTCCGGAGATGGCCCTGGCGCCGTGTCACGCGCTGTTCCAGTTCTACGTGGCCGACGGCAAGCTCTCCTGCCAGCTCTACCAGCGCAGCGCCGACCTCTTCCTCGGCGTGCCGTTCAACATCGCCAGCTACGCCCTGCTGACCCGGATGATCGCGGCGCAGGTCGGGCTGGCGCCGGGCGACTTCATCTGGGTGGGTGGCGACTGCCACATCTACAACAACCACGTCGAGCAGGTCACCGAGCAGCTGACCCGGGAGCCGTACCCGTTCCCGCAGTTGGAGATCGCGGACCGGCCCAGCCTCTTCGACTACGAGTACAGCGACTTCACCGTGGTGAACTACGAGCACCACCCGCTGCTGCGGGCCCCGGTGGCGGTGTGA
- the wrbA gene encoding NAD(P)H:quinone oxidoreductase: MGDVKLAIIYYSSTGTVHGMAERLREAGEKAGAEVRVRQVAELAPNEAIASNAAWSQHFDRTKNEPRATADDVVWADAVLFGTPTRYGNVASQLKQFLDTLGPQWAQGLLANKAYAGFTATMTEHGGQESTLLALYNTIYHFGGVVVAPGYTDPLKFADGNPYGVSHVTGGSNDAPLTEVQFAALDHLARRIVGIAGKLR, encoded by the coding sequence GTGGGCGACGTCAAGCTGGCGATCATCTACTACTCGTCCACCGGAACCGTGCACGGCATGGCCGAGCGGCTGCGGGAGGCGGGGGAGAAGGCCGGCGCGGAGGTACGCGTACGCCAGGTCGCGGAACTCGCCCCCAACGAGGCGATCGCCTCGAACGCGGCGTGGAGCCAGCACTTCGACCGGACCAAGAACGAACCGAGGGCGACCGCCGACGACGTCGTCTGGGCCGACGCGGTGCTCTTCGGCACACCTACCCGGTACGGCAACGTGGCGAGCCAGCTCAAGCAGTTCCTGGACACGCTCGGGCCGCAGTGGGCGCAGGGTCTGCTGGCGAATAAGGCGTACGCCGGGTTCACCGCGACGATGACCGAGCACGGCGGGCAGGAGTCCACGCTGCTGGCCCTCTACAACACGATCTACCACTTCGGTGGCGTGGTCGTGGCGCCCGGGTACACCGACCCGCTGAAGTTCGCGGACGGCAACCCGTACGGGGTCTCGCACGTGACCGGCGGCAGCAACGACGCTCCGCTCACCGAGGTGCAGTTCGCCGCGCTCGACCACCTCGCCCGCCGCATCGTGGGCATCGCGGGGAAGCTCCGCTAA
- a CDS encoding isoamylase early set domain-containing protein, producing the protein MIKRSKLFGNKTRVTFSLPADRPAGTVSVVGDFNDWQPGRHELQVRRNGTRTVSVPLEPGHYAFRYLATDGVWLDDEEADGVGPRGSELRL; encoded by the coding sequence ATGATCAAGCGCAGCAAGCTGTTCGGCAACAAGACCCGGGTGACGTTCAGCCTCCCGGCGGACCGGCCGGCCGGCACGGTCAGTGTGGTCGGCGACTTCAACGACTGGCAGCCGGGCCGGCACGAGCTCCAGGTTCGGCGCAACGGCACGCGTACCGTGAGTGTCCCGCTCGAGCCGGGCCATTACGCGTTCCGTTACCTGGCCACCGACGGCGTCTGGCTGGACGACGAGGAGGCTGACGGCGTCGGTCCGCGCGGCAGCGAACTCCGTCTATAA
- a CDS encoding GNAT family N-acetyltransferase — protein sequence MHPEPHDEIRVASFRDLDTTTLYGILKLRSDVFVVEQNCVYPDLDGRDNEPGTRHLWVENDGNIRAYLRILSNGPEERIGRVVTAPDARGDGLAGRLLEKALIVIGNRPTVLHAQAHLKAFYARYGFEQTGPEYVEDGIPHVPMANSPRSR from the coding sequence ATGCATCCGGAACCACACGACGAGATACGAGTCGCCTCGTTCCGTGACCTGGACACCACAACGCTCTACGGCATCCTCAAGCTGCGTTCCGACGTCTTCGTGGTCGAGCAGAACTGTGTCTACCCGGATCTGGACGGCCGGGACAACGAGCCCGGCACCCGGCACCTCTGGGTGGAAAACGACGGAAATATCCGGGCATACCTTCGCATCCTGAGTAACGGCCCGGAGGAACGCATCGGCCGGGTCGTCACCGCACCGGACGCCCGGGGCGACGGGCTGGCGGGCCGGCTGCTCGAAAAAGCGCTCATCGTCATCGGCAACCGGCCCACCGTGCTGCACGCCCAGGCCCACCTGAAGGCCTTCTACGCCCGTTACGGCTTCGAGCAGACCGGCCCGGAGTACGTGGAGGACGGCATCCCCCACGTGCCTATGGCAAATTCGCCACGATCTCGGTGA
- the hemQ gene encoding hydrogen peroxide-dependent heme synthase, with product MSEQQSNASRINELNATIRYTMWSVFRASSPLPALRDELAGEVDALFEQLSGKDVTIRGTYDVSGLRADADVMIWWHSASSDALQDAYGLFRRTALGRHLEPVWSQMALHRPAEFNKSHLPAFLADEEPRRYICVYPFVRSYEWYLLPDAERRQLLAEHGKMARPYPDVRANTVASFALGDYEWMLAFEADELHRIVDLMRDLRASGARRHVREEVPFYTGRRRSVTEIVANLP from the coding sequence ATGAGCGAGCAGCAGAGCAACGCGTCCCGGATCAACGAGCTGAACGCGACCATCCGGTACACGATGTGGTCGGTGTTCCGGGCCTCATCGCCACTGCCGGCGCTCCGCGACGAACTGGCCGGTGAGGTCGACGCGCTCTTCGAGCAGCTGTCCGGCAAGGATGTGACGATCCGCGGCACCTACGACGTGTCCGGGCTGCGGGCCGACGCCGACGTGATGATCTGGTGGCACTCCGCCTCGTCGGACGCGCTGCAGGACGCGTACGGACTGTTCCGCCGGACCGCGCTGGGCCGCCACCTGGAGCCGGTCTGGTCGCAGATGGCGCTGCACCGGCCGGCCGAGTTCAACAAGAGCCACCTGCCGGCGTTCCTCGCCGACGAGGAGCCCCGCAGGTACATCTGCGTCTACCCGTTCGTCCGCTCCTACGAGTGGTACCTGCTGCCCGACGCGGAGCGCCGCCAGCTGCTCGCCGAGCACGGCAAGATGGCCCGGCCGTATCCGGACGTGCGGGCCAACACGGTCGCGTCGTTCGCGCTCGGCGACTACGAGTGGATGCTCGCCTTCGAGGCGGACGAGCTGCACCGCATCGTCGACCTGATGCGGGACCTGCGGGCCTCCGGCGCGCGGCGGCACGTGCGCGAGGAGGTGCCGTTCTACACCGGGCGGCGCCGCTCGGTCACCGAGATCGTGGCGAATTTGCCATAG
- the hemG gene encoding protoporphyrinogen oxidase, producing the protein MRKRIAIIGGGIAGLAAAVRLRDRVPADTEIIVYEQSGALGGKLRTGELAGVPVEQGAESLLFGAPDGGESAAVSLARRLGLGGALVHPAPQPAALAIGGRLTPIPAGTLVGVPGDLSTLDGVALPESDADRDEGRPLLAPGQDVAVGALVRDRYGAQVVDRLVDPMLGGVYAGRADQLSLRVTMPQLARAAETEHTLRGAVRAAQALSKRVPGRPVFAAVDGGMSRFVAAAASASGARISLGLPVRELTRTRHGFHLTLGPAPAPQTDDVDAVVLAVPAKPAARLLADAAPVAAQAVGALEYASVALAAMALPAGTRLPELSGFLVPPGEGTLVKAATFLTRKWPHLAAPDGPVIVRASLGRAGEEERLQLSDRTLFAQAHAELGALAGQALPEPDGFWIQRWGGGLPQYAPGHADRVASARESLPPGLALAGAAFDGVGIPVCVASGERAADHVCKYLEEL; encoded by the coding sequence GTGCGGAAGCGGATCGCGATCATCGGCGGCGGCATCGCCGGCCTGGCGGCTGCCGTGCGGCTGCGGGATCGCGTCCCCGCCGACACCGAGATCATTGTGTACGAGCAGAGCGGCGCCCTCGGCGGCAAGCTGCGAACCGGTGAGCTGGCCGGTGTGCCGGTCGAGCAGGGCGCCGAGTCGCTGCTGTTCGGTGCTCCGGACGGTGGCGAGTCCGCGGCGGTGTCCCTGGCCCGGCGGCTCGGTCTGGGCGGCGCGCTGGTGCACCCGGCCCCGCAGCCGGCCGCGCTGGCGATCGGCGGCCGGCTCACCCCGATCCCGGCCGGCACCCTGGTCGGCGTCCCCGGTGATCTGTCGACCCTGGACGGCGTGGCGCTGCCGGAGAGCGACGCGGACCGGGACGAGGGCCGCCCGCTGCTCGCCCCGGGCCAGGACGTCGCGGTCGGCGCACTGGTCCGCGACAGGTACGGCGCCCAGGTGGTGGACCGGCTGGTCGACCCGATGCTCGGCGGGGTGTACGCGGGCCGCGCCGACCAGCTCTCGCTGCGCGTCACGATGCCGCAGCTGGCCCGCGCCGCCGAGACCGAACACACCCTGCGCGGGGCGGTCCGGGCCGCGCAGGCCCTGTCGAAGCGGGTGCCCGGCCGGCCGGTCTTCGCGGCTGTGGACGGTGGGATGAGCCGTTTCGTGGCGGCTGCGGCGTCGGCCAGCGGCGCTCGGATCAGCCTGGGGCTTCCGGTGCGCGAGCTCACGCGTACCCGGCATGGTTTTCATCTGACCCTCGGCCCGGCGCCGGCCCCGCAGACCGATGACGTGGATGCCGTGGTTCTGGCGGTTCCGGCGAAGCCGGCCGCCCGGCTGCTGGCGGATGCCGCGCCGGTGGCGGCGCAGGCGGTCGGCGCGCTGGAGTACGCGAGTGTCGCGCTGGCCGCGATGGCCCTGCCGGCCGGGACGCGGCTGCCGGAGCTGTCGGGCTTCCTCGTGCCGCCCGGAGAGGGCACGCTGGTCAAGGCCGCCACCTTTCTCACGCGCAAGTGGCCGCATCTGGCCGCCCCGGACGGCCCGGTGATCGTGCGGGCGTCGCTGGGCCGGGCCGGTGAGGAGGAGCGGCTTCAGCTGAGCGACCGGACCCTGTTCGCGCAGGCGCATGCCGAGCTGGGCGCGCTGGCCGGGCAGGCGCTGCCGGAGCCGGACGGATTCTGGATCCAGCGCTGGGGTGGTGGCCTGCCGCAGTACGCGCCCGGGCACGCTGACCGGGTGGCGTCGGCGCGCGAAAGTCTGCCGCCGGGGCTGGCGCTGGCCGGTGCGGCGTTCGACGGGGTCGGCATCCCGGTGTGTGTGGCCAGCGGTGAGCGTGCGGCGGACCATGTGTGCAAGTACTTGGAGGAGCTATGA
- the hemE gene encoding uroporphyrinogen decarboxylase, whose translation MTVLEDSPFVRACRRLDGPHTPVWFMRQAGRSLPEYRKIREGIGMLESCRRPDLVTEITLQPVRRHGVDAAILFSDIVVPIAAAGIDLDIVAGTGPVVAEPIRAEADLQRLRTITADDVDFVAESVKLLVGELGATPLIGFAGAPFTLASYLIEGGPSRTYLKTKAMMYGAPDLWNALLSRLAEITLTFLRTQVDAGVSAVQLFDSWAGALSEADYRHYVLPHSATVLRGLQDAGVPRIHFGVGTAVLLEAMGQAGADVVGVDWRTPLDIATKRIGPDRAVQGNLDPAILFAGWDVVEREARRVVEQGRAAPGHVFNLGHGVMPETEPDVLTRLVALVHEISAR comes from the coding sequence GTGACCGTTCTCGAGGATTCCCCCTTTGTCCGGGCGTGCCGGCGGCTCGACGGGCCGCACACGCCGGTCTGGTTCATGCGGCAGGCCGGGCGCTCGCTGCCCGAGTACCGCAAGATCCGCGAGGGGATCGGCATGCTCGAGTCGTGCCGGCGGCCCGATCTGGTCACCGAGATCACCCTGCAGCCGGTGCGCCGGCACGGTGTGGACGCGGCGATCCTGTTCAGCGACATCGTGGTGCCGATCGCGGCGGCCGGGATCGATCTGGACATCGTGGCCGGCACCGGTCCGGTGGTGGCCGAGCCGATCCGCGCCGAGGCCGACCTCCAGCGCCTGCGCACGATCACCGCGGACGATGTGGACTTCGTCGCCGAGTCGGTGAAGCTGCTGGTCGGCGAGCTCGGCGCCACCCCGCTGATCGGTTTCGCCGGTGCTCCGTTCACGCTGGCCAGCTACCTGATCGAGGGCGGTCCGTCCCGGACCTATCTGAAGACCAAGGCGATGATGTACGGGGCGCCCGACCTCTGGAACGCCCTGCTCTCCCGCCTCGCCGAGATCACGCTGACCTTCCTGCGCACCCAGGTGGACGCCGGGGTCAGCGCCGTGCAGCTCTTCGACTCGTGGGCCGGCGCGCTCTCCGAGGCGGACTACCGGCACTATGTGCTCCCGCACTCGGCGACCGTGCTGCGGGGCCTGCAGGACGCCGGGGTGCCGCGGATCCACTTCGGTGTCGGCACGGCTGTGTTGCTGGAGGCGATGGGCCAGGCCGGGGCGGACGTGGTGGGGGTCGACTGGCGTACGCCGCTGGACATCGCCACCAAGCGGATCGGGCCGGACCGGGCGGTGCAGGGCAACCTGGACCCGGCGATCCTGTTCGCCGGCTGGGACGTGGTGGAGCGCGAGGCTCGCCGGGTCGTCGAGCAGGGCCGGGCCGCGCCGGGGCACGTGTTCAACCTGGGTCACGGCGTGATGCCGGAGACCGAGCCGGACGTCCTGACCCGTCTGGTCGCCCTGGTGCACGAGATCTCCGCACGCTGA
- a CDS encoding DUF3000 domain-containing protein: protein MASPSAPPEAFTRAVAGLRAESPRPEILLEEIAAPQRLAPYSFALSATVLRGGDEVASGRLILLHEPDGHEAWRGDLRLVTLVTAELEADLATDPLLPAVAWTWLTDGLEQHAAAYTAIGGTITQTASTRFGELAGPAPTADLEVRASWTPTSTEFGAHLRGWCAMLASTAGLPPPGVSSLTDRHRAPAS from the coding sequence ATGGCGTCCCCTTCCGCTCCCCCCGAGGCGTTCACCCGCGCCGTGGCCGGGTTGCGCGCGGAGTCGCCGCGGCCGGAGATCCTCCTCGAGGAGATCGCCGCGCCTCAGCGGCTCGCGCCGTACTCGTTCGCACTCAGCGCCACCGTGCTCCGCGGCGGCGACGAGGTGGCCAGCGGTCGGCTGATCCTGCTGCACGAACCCGACGGCCACGAGGCCTGGCGCGGTGACCTGCGGCTGGTCACGCTCGTCACCGCCGAACTCGAGGCCGACCTCGCCACCGACCCGCTGCTGCCGGCAGTCGCCTGGACCTGGCTCACCGACGGCCTGGAGCAGCACGCGGCGGCGTACACCGCGATCGGCGGCACGATCACCCAGACCGCCTCCACCCGCTTCGGCGAACTGGCCGGCCCGGCCCCCACCGCCGACCTGGAGGTACGCGCCTCCTGGACGCCGACCTCCACCGAGTTCGGCGCCCACCTGCGCGGCTGGTGCGCGATGCTGGCCTCCACCGCGGGCCTACCCCCGCCCGGCGTGTCCTCCCTTACCGACCGGCACCGGGCCCCCGCCTCTTAA
- a CDS encoding S1C family serine protease, whose product MSASYEPFTPANGSDHYRSGGRRRADERWNGEPAWNSAPVQEEPRWSYSQQQAQYEQPQYQQYEQWPQQQQWASQQQPEPQWPAPQQQQWAVPEPQLASPAASATGRTGRGRVMIIALVAALLAVSAWQAFRVESMIKSSSDLASAVTAEQGRTQELEKQLATVFDPEGISSAVLPSVFRVRAGDFTGTAFAVGKTDGGDTNLFTNYHVVEEVFAGGDRKVTLERGETRIEATIVRVNEGRDLALLRADQDIKALTPAPGEVKSGQQVVVVGAPLGLEDSVTTGVISAFRKGSAEGPTIQFDAPINPGNSGGPVVNSSRQVVGIATAKARDAEGIGLAIPIETACSTLKVCANN is encoded by the coding sequence ATGTCCGCAAGCTATGAGCCCTTCACCCCTGCCAACGGATCCGATCACTACCGATCCGGTGGGCGGCGGCGTGCGGACGAGCGCTGGAACGGCGAACCGGCCTGGAACTCGGCACCGGTCCAGGAGGAGCCACGCTGGTCCTATTCGCAGCAGCAGGCCCAGTACGAGCAGCCGCAGTATCAGCAGTACGAGCAGTGGCCGCAGCAGCAGCAGTGGGCTTCCCAGCAGCAGCCGGAGCCGCAGTGGCCGGCTCCGCAGCAGCAGCAGTGGGCCGTACCCGAACCGCAGCTCGCCTCCCCGGCCGCGTCGGCCACCGGGCGCACCGGCCGCGGTCGCGTCATGATCATCGCCCTGGTGGCAGCGCTGCTGGCGGTCTCCGCCTGGCAGGCGTTCCGGGTGGAAAGCATGATCAAGAGCAGCTCCGACCTGGCCTCGGCGGTCACCGCGGAACAGGGCCGCACCCAGGAACTCGAGAAGCAGCTCGCCACCGTCTTCGACCCGGAGGGCATCTCCTCGGCCGTGCTCCCCAGCGTCTTCCGGGTCCGCGCCGGCGACTTCACCGGCACCGCGTTCGCGGTCGGCAAGACCGACGGCGGCGACACCAACCTGTTCACCAACTACCACGTGGTCGAGGAGGTCTTCGCCGGCGGCGACCGCAAGGTCACCCTGGAACGCGGCGAGACCCGCATCGAAGCCACCATCGTCCGGGTCAACGAGGGCCGCGACCTGGCCCTGCTCCGCGCCGACCAGGACATCAAGGCGCTGACGCCGGCGCCCGGCGAGGTCAAGTCCGGCCAGCAGGTGGTCGTGGTCGGCGCGCCGCTCGGCCTGGAGGACTCGGTCACCACCGGCGTGATCAGCGCCTTCCGCAAGGGCAGCGCGGAGGGCCCGACCATCCAGTTCGACGCCCCGATCAACCCGGGCAACTCCGGCGGCCCGGTGGTCAACTCCAGCCGGCAGGTGGTCGGCATCGCCACCGCTAAGGCGCGCGACGCCGAGGGCATCGGCCTCGCCATCCCGATCGAGACCGCCTGCAGCACCCTCAAGGTCTGCGCCAACAATTAA